A stretch of DNA from Arthrobacter globiformis:
CCCGGACACGTGCCAGGCCTCGATTCCGCTGACCGGTGAGGAAGCGGCATGTCTGGGGAACCTGCTGGGAGGCCAGCACCTGGCCATGACGCTGACCGAGGCCCACCGGGAGGTTCCCGGCATCGCCACCCGGCAATTCTCCATTGCCGCGGACTCCCCGTTCCAGAACCAGCCCATGGGCAAAGCCCGCATCCGCACGCGGTGCGGCGTTTCGATTGTGGCGATCATGCGTGAAGGCGAAGTGGTTCCTTCGCCTGGCCCCGACGTCCACCTTCACCCCGGCGACCTGCTGGTCGCCGTCGGCACGCAAGAAGGTCTGGACGCTGCGGCCGACATCCTGCGCAACGGCTGATCCTCATGGACCGCGTGGCCCTGTCGCTCATCGAACTGGGGGCAGTCGTGTTCTGCCTCGGCCTGCTGGCGAGGCTCGCGGGGCGGATCGGGATGTCCCCCATTCCGCTGTATCTGGTGGGCGGACTGTTCTTCGGTGCGGGCGGCGTGGTGGAACTGAGCGGCATGAAGGAGTTTTCCCACCTCGCGGGTGAGATCGGCGTCATCCTGCTCCTGCTTATGCTCGGTCTGGAATATACGGCAACCGAACTCGTGACGGGCCTGCGCAGATCATGGAAGGCCGGCATCCTCGACTTCGTCCTGAACTTCGTTCCCGGCGCTGCCCTGGCCGCCCTCCTGGGATGGGGAGTCGTGGGCGCCATGGTTATGGGCGGCGTCACGTACATATCGTCATCGGGCATCGCGGCCAAGGTCATCACGGACCTTGGCCGCATCGGTAACCGTGAGACACCAGTGGTGCTCTCCATCCTGGTGTTCGAGGACCTTGCCATGGCGATCTATCTGCCGATCCTCACCGCCACGCTTGCCGGGGTCAGCTTTCTGGGCGGCCTGCAGACCGTGGGCGTCTCGCTGGCTGTCGTCACCGTGGTGCTGCTGGTTGCCCTGCGGCACGGGCACCACGTCTCCAAAGCCGTGCACAGCGAGAATTCCGAGGTTTTCCTGCTGAACCTGCTGGGGGCCGCCCTGCTGGTTTCGGGCCTGGCGGCGGCGCTGCAGGTGTCCGCCGCGGTGGGCGCCTTCATGCTCGGCATCGCGATCTCCGGCGCCACGGCCCACAGCGCCACGCGGATCCTTGAGCCGCTGCGGGACCTGTTTGCCGCCATCTTCTTCGTGGCGTTCGGGCTCAACACCGACCCCGCCTCCATCCCGCCGGTGCTGGCGTGGGCGCTGGTCCTCGCGGTGCTCACCGCCGCCACCAAGATCATCACCGGAGCCTGGGCCGCCAAGCGTGCAGGCATCGCGCGTCCGGGACGCTTCCGCGCAGGGGCTGCGCTGATAGCGCGGGGCGAGTTCTCCATTGTCATCGCCGGGCTCGCCGTGACGTCCGGAGCGGTCGAGGCCGAGCTCGCCGCCCTGGCCACGGCATACGTCCTGATCATGGCGGTCCTGGGTCCGCTGGCCGCCCGCTACATCGAGCCGCTCGTCAAGAAATTCTCCCGCCCGGCGCGGCCGGAGCCAGTGCCGGCCTGATCCCGTTCGTGGCGGGCCAGCCGGCCTGATCCCGGCCGGCCCGAATCCGACGTCCGCGCTAAATGTCGGTCCGGTGGAAGTTCAGGTGGCTGCGGCTCGCGGTGGGTCCGCGCTGGCCCTGGTAGCGGTTGCCGTACTCGCCGGAGCCGTAGGGGAACTCCGCGGCGGAGGTCAGCCGGAAGAAGCAGAGCTGGCCGATCTTCATGCCCGGCCAGAGTTTGATGGGCAGCGTAGCCATGTTGGACAGCTCCAGCGTGACGTGCCCGGAAAAGCCGGGATCGATGAAGCCGGCCGTGGAATGCGTCAGCAGGCCGAGGCGTCCGAGCGAGGACTTGCCCTCCAGGCGCGCGGCGATGTCGTCCGGCAGCGTGACGGTTTCGTAGGTGGAGCCCAGCACGAATTCGCCGGGGTGCAGGATGAACGGTTCGCCCTCTTCCACCTCCACCAGCCGGGTCAGCTCGGGCTGCTCTTCGGCGGGATCGATGTGGGCGTATTTGTGGTTGTCGAACAGCCGGAAATAGCGGTCAATCCGGACATCCACCGAGGACGGCTGGACCATCGCGGCTTCGTACGGATCGAGGACGATCCGTTCGGAATCAATTTCGGCACGAATGTCGCGGTCAGAGATCAGCACACCGTCAAAAATACCATTGCCGGTCCCCTGCCCTGCCGCTAGTGTTGCGTGAACAATCAGGCCGACGGTCTCACGTCACACGGTCAGAAATAGAGCTGGGGATATTTTGAACAGGATTGCGGCCAAGGCCGCTGTTGCACTCGCCTGCGCCCTGGCGTTGGCGACGCCCGCGGCCAGCGGCCTGCCAACCATGGCACCCGCCGGCAGATCCGCTGCCGCCATGCCGGGCACCACTGCCCCCTCACCGGAAGCCCCGGCGCTAGCAGCCGCTCCCGGTTCCGGTGCAGCGGCTGCCCTTCCGGCCGACGCCCCGCCACCGGCCATGCCCGACGACGGCGGCACAGCCCCCGCGGCGACCTCACCCGGGCTTCCACTCACCGATCCGGCTGACACCGGAACACCAGCGGCACCCGCCGCCCAGGAGGGACCTGCCCAGGAGGGGCCTGCCGCTGCCAGCCACACCACGCAGCCCGCTCCCGCCCGGGCCCCGGCCCAGACCTCCCAACCCACGGCGCCCGCGGGCCCGCCGGAACCAGCCTCGATCCCGCCGCTCTCAGCCCCTGCCGATGCGTTCGCCGCACCGCCATACACGGCCCGCACGGAGCCGGGCAGCGCCGCCAAGGGCCTGCTGACAACGCAGGCGCTGGTGCCGGACAGCAATGCCGCCCAGGTGGCCGCCGTCTTCAACGCCGTCAACACCTACCGGGCGTCCCTGGGCCTGCCGGCGGTCAAGTACCACGCGACGGTTGCCGGCATGGCGCAGGACTGGTCGGACAGCATCGCCTCCCGCGAGGTCATTGAACACCGGGTGAATTTCTGGACAGATGCGCGGGCCCTGAGCCCGAACAACGGCGCAGGCGAGGTCATTGCCGTCCGCTGGGACCGGGACGCCGCGCAACTCGTCGAATGGTGGAAGAATTCGCCGGCCCACAACGCCATCCTTACCGACCCCCGGTTCAACGTCGTCGGCATTGGCATCACTTTCACCGACGGGAACTGGCAAACCACCCCCAGCCGCTACACCATGTGGGGCGTGGTGAATTTCTTCGGCTACTCGGCGCTGCCCGCCGGCACCACGGCCGCGCCGGGTGGCAGCACCTCGGTTCCCGTGCAGCCAACAGATGTGTGCGAGCCCCTGGTCAAGCACATGCCGCCCACGCTGGACCTGGCCACGGCGGCCATCAAGGGTGCCGGGGACATCGTGTCGGTCGACGCCGCGGGGCAGCTCATCAACCGGCCCGCACTGGACGCCGGACAGTTCGGCCCGCCCGACACCATCGGCACCGGCTTCGGGGCCGCGCGGCAGGTTCTTGTTACGGACTGGGACCGGGACGGTGTTTTCGACGTCCTGGCGCAATGGTCCGACGGCCGCCTGACCCTGTATCCCGGGCAGCTGGCGGGTGGGTTCCTGCCACCGGTCACACTGGGGCAGTCCGGCTGGGCGGGCATGACACTGGCCGTCGGCGGTTGGTGCTCCACCAACAGGCTTCCCGAGCTGCTGGCCCTCGACTCCGACTCAAACCTCTGGCTCTATCCCAACCGGGGCGCCGGCGACCTCGTCCAGCGGACCCTCATCGCTACCGGCGTCGCCGCGACACGGCTCGCCTTGGTGGATTACGACGGCGACGGTTTCCAGGACCTGCTGGCCCGCCAGGGCGACGGCAACGTTCTGCTGTACAGGGGTTCCGGAGGGCCGTCGCCCAAAGCCGAAGCCCGGACACTGGTCGCCAGCGGGTGGGGTGACGTGACAGCGATCCGCACACTGCACGGAGTCACCGGCATCTACTCCGTCGGTCTGGTCCTGCAGCGCACCGGCATCGCCGGGCAAACCAGCCCCGTGCAGTACTGGAATCTCGACGCCGGCGTCCTGTCGCCGCCATCGGCCGTTCCCGGGACGTGGGCGGGCCAGCGGCTGGCTCAGTAAGCAGTAAACAGTAGGCGCGCACCGGAACAATAGGAGTTTTTGTCCAGATATTGGCCTCAAAAGGCCGCTTAGCTCGCAATATCTGTACAAAAACTCCGGCGAACAAGCGAAAAGCCTCAGTCCGCCGTCGTCCGTTCTTCGATGACGCCGGGGAGCTTCGCAAGCTGTCCCACGGCCGCCCGGAGCTGGCGCCGGTATGCCGGACGGATGAAGCTCCAGAAACCAAGCGTCGGCGCCTCAAGCGCGAACCGCACCCGGGTCCCGTCTCGCTCGGTGCTGAGGTAAAAGCCGCCGCGCAGGAGGGACGGACCGGCCACCACCTGGAACTGAATTTCGGCGCCAGGCCGCGCCTGGGTGATCTCGTAATCGCGCGCCACCGGCCGGTCCCGGGGGCCGTCCATGGTGACCTGGTACCTGGCGCCCACGCTGCCGGCGCTACCCGAGCTGAGCCCTATGCTCCGGACACCGGCCTGCCAAATGGGCAGATTCGCGCCGTCCAGGAGGAATGAGTAGACCGTCATGGCGTCGCGCGCAACGAGGACCTCGTGTTCTGCACCTGCCATGGGGATCCTTTTCCGACGTCGGGCCTGCCTTGCGTAGCCCGTTCCCCTTACTGCAGCTAACGAGATTCAGGATAGTCACCCGCGCCGGCAAGCGGCCGCGCACCGCCCGGGCCTTTACCGAACAGTTACGGGAGGCCTTCCGGCTTGGCTCGCCGACG
This window harbors:
- a CDS encoding cation:proton antiporter regulatory subunit, which produces MYMEETDLPGLGRRKDFMTASGRRIGVVELREGQTELFVSTWDDPDTCQASIPLTGEEAACLGNLLGGQHLAMTLTEAHREVPGIATRQFSIAADSPFQNQPMGKARIRTRCGVSIVAIMREGEVVPSPGPDVHLHPGDLLVAVGTQEGLDAAADILRNG
- a CDS encoding cation:proton antiporter, with the protein product MDRVALSLIELGAVVFCLGLLARLAGRIGMSPIPLYLVGGLFFGAGGVVELSGMKEFSHLAGEIGVILLLLMLGLEYTATELVTGLRRSWKAGILDFVLNFVPGAALAALLGWGVVGAMVMGGVTYISSSGIAAKVITDLGRIGNRETPVVLSILVFEDLAMAIYLPILTATLAGVSFLGGLQTVGVSLAVVTVVLLVALRHGHHVSKAVHSENSEVFLLNLLGAALLVSGLAAALQVSAAVGAFMLGIAISGATAHSATRILEPLRDLFAAIFFVAFGLNTDPASIPPVLAWALVLAVLTAATKIITGAWAAKRAGIARPGRFRAGAALIARGEFSIVIAGLAVTSGAVEAELAALATAYVLIMAVLGPLAARYIEPLVKKFSRPARPEPVPA
- the dcd gene encoding dCTP deaminase, with the protein product MLISDRDIRAEIDSERIVLDPYEAAMVQPSSVDVRIDRYFRLFDNHKYAHIDPAEEQPELTRLVEVEEGEPFILHPGEFVLGSTYETVTLPDDIAARLEGKSSLGRLGLLTHSTAGFIDPGFSGHVTLELSNMATLPIKLWPGMKIGQLCFFRLTSAAEFPYGSGEYGNRYQGQRGPTASRSHLNFHRTDI
- a CDS encoding CAP domain-containing protein encodes the protein MNRIAAKAAVALACALALATPAASGLPTMAPAGRSAAAMPGTTAPSPEAPALAAAPGSGAAAALPADAPPPAMPDDGGTAPAATSPGLPLTDPADTGTPAAPAAQEGPAQEGPAAASHTTQPAPARAPAQTSQPTAPAGPPEPASIPPLSAPADAFAAPPYTARTEPGSAAKGLLTTQALVPDSNAAQVAAVFNAVNTYRASLGLPAVKYHATVAGMAQDWSDSIASREVIEHRVNFWTDARALSPNNGAGEVIAVRWDRDAAQLVEWWKNSPAHNAILTDPRFNVVGIGITFTDGNWQTTPSRYTMWGVVNFFGYSALPAGTTAAPGGSTSVPVQPTDVCEPLVKHMPPTLDLATAAIKGAGDIVSVDAAGQLINRPALDAGQFGPPDTIGTGFGAARQVLVTDWDRDGVFDVLAQWSDGRLTLYPGQLAGGFLPPVTLGQSGWAGMTLAVGGWCSTNRLPELLALDSDSNLWLYPNRGAGDLVQRTLIATGVAATRLALVDYDGDGFQDLLARQGDGNVLLYRGSGGPSPKAEARTLVASGWGDVTAIRTLHGVTGIYSVGLVLQRTGIAGQTSPVQYWNLDAGVLSPPSAVPGTWAGQRLAQ
- a CDS encoding SRPBCC family protein; protein product: MAGAEHEVLVARDAMTVYSFLLDGANLPIWQAGVRSIGLSSGSAGSVGARYQVTMDGPRDRPVARDYEITQARPGAEIQFQVVAGPSLLRGGFYLSTERDGTRVRFALEAPTLGFWSFIRPAYRRQLRAAVGQLAKLPGVIEERTTAD